The following are from one region of the Salvia hispanica cultivar TCC Black 2014 chromosome 1, UniMelb_Shisp_WGS_1.0, whole genome shotgun sequence genome:
- the LOC125201523 gene encoding glyceraldehyde-3-phosphate dehydrogenase, cytosolic-like encodes MAKIKIGINGFGRIGRLVARVALLSDDVELVAVNDPFITTDYMTYMFKYDSVHGPWKKHDLKVKDSTTLLFGDRPVTVFGMRNPEEIPWGQAGADYVVESTGVFTDTNKASAHLKGGAKKVIISAPSADAPMFVVGVNEKEYKKDINIVSNASCTTNCLAPLAKVINDKFGIVEGLMTTVHSMTATQKTVDGPSMKDWRGGRAASFNIIPSSTGAAKAVGKVLPALNGKLTGMAFRVPTVDVSVVDLTARLEKAASYDEIKAVIKQESEGKMKGILGYTEDDVVSTDFISDSRSSIFDAKAGIALNGNFVKVVSWYDNEWGYSNRVVDLIRHMASVA; translated from the exons ATGGCGAAGATCAAGATCGGGATTAATG GATTCGGAAGAATCGGGCGTCTGGTCGCCAGAGTTGCCCTGTTGAGTGATGATGTTGAGCTTGTTGCTGTTAATGATCCATTCATCACTACTGATTACATG ACGTATATGTTCAAATACGACAGTGTTCACGGTCCGTGGAAGAAGCACGACCTGAAGGTTAAGGATTCCACGACCTTGCTCTTTGGAGACAGGCCGGTGACTGTATTTGGCATGAG GAACCCCGAGGAAATCCCATGGGGCCAGGCCGGAGCTGATTATGTGGTCGAGTCGACTGGAGTTTTCACTGACACAAACAAGGCATcagcacatctcaag GGAGGTGCGAAAAAGGTTATAATCTCTGCCCCGAGCGCGGATGCCCCCATGTTTGTTGTTGGTGTGAATGAGAAGGAATATAAGAAGGACATCAATATCGTTTCGAATGCTAGTTGCACTACCAACTGTCTAGCCCCGTTGGCCAAG GTTATTAATGACAAGTTTGGTATTGTTGAGGGGCTGATGACGACTGTGCACTCCATGACCG CGACACAGAAGACGGTGGATGGTCCTTCAATGAAGGATTGGAGAGGTGGAAGAGCGGCTTCGTTTAACATCATTCCTAGCAGCACTGGAGCTGCTAAG GCTGTTGGGAAAGTACTTCCTGCACTAAATGGAAAGCTTACTGGAATGGCTTTCCGTGTCCCAACCGTTGATGTCTCAGTCGTTGATCTCACTGCTAGGCTCGAAAAGGCAGCCTCGTATGATGAGATCAAGGCTGTTATCAA GCAAGAATCTGAGGGTAAAATGAAGGGGATTTTGGGATACACAGAAGACGATGTCGTTTCAACCGACTTCATTAGTGACAGCAG GTCTAGCATCTTCGATGCCAAGGCTGGAATTGCGCTGAATGGGAACTTCGTTAAGGTTGTCTCTTGGTACGACAACGAATGGGGCTACAG CAACCGCGTTGTGGACTTGATCCGACACATGGCGTCTGTCGCTTGA